A single genomic interval of Lathyrus oleraceus cultivar Zhongwan6 chromosome 7, CAAS_Psat_ZW6_1.0, whole genome shotgun sequence harbors:
- the LOC127102158 gene encoding uncharacterized protein LOC127102158 has translation MYPSPEVEHHSEKDDDSSRSEKDMAAEGLCSLGQIVSSKGKFVASTTANASHSKKHNVANNVIDLEDDRFGDQEESLLHHLKPSVAKRMKTRKGRSVAEMRSAKTSKKTAGVGPSKSWSKTVEWLSPCYEGLVKEFIVNIPEDVADKNSKEFCKVFVRGNCITFSHTVINNFLGRRVKGACELEATDNQVCREITARQVKGWPIKKHLPAGKLTVKYAILHEIGSANWHASTNAVKLPIAFPSMIYGIILSQDPGILSSNDLPSRRKPALSVHYNMFEGSHVEDIVMTSAMKNPASKVGTIAELKETCKELGEGIREAEAHTSNERSATNDETSGNYVFDADEAASSSSSN, from the exons atgtacccctctcctgaggttgaacaTCATAGTGAGAAGGATGACGATTCCTCTAGATCTGAGAAGGACATGGCTGCTGAAGGTTTATGCTCTCTAGGGCAAATTGTGTCTAGTAAAGGAAAATTTGTGGCATCTACAACTGCCAATGCTTCCCATTCTAAGAAGCATAATGTTGCAAACAatgtgattgacctagaggatgataggtTTGGTGATCAAGAGGAGAGCTtacttcatcacttaaagcctagtgtggctaagcGTATGAAGACTAGAAAAGGAAGATCTGTGGCTGAAATGAGGTCAGCTAAAACATctaagaagactgctggtgtTGGTCCTtcaaaatcttggagcaag ACTGTGGAATGGTTATCTCCGTGCTATGAGGGTTTggttaaggaattcattgtcaaTATTCCTGAGGATGTTGCTGATAAGAATAGCAAGGAATTTTGCAAAGTATTCGTGAGAGGTAATTGTATCACTTTCTCTCACACTGTCATTAACAATTTTTTGGGAAGAAGAGTTAAGGGTGCATGTGAATTGGAAGCTACAGACAATCAGGTTTGTAGAGAAATTACAGCAAGGCAGGTGAAAGGGTGGCCTATCaaaaagcatcttcctgctgGAAAGCTGACTGTCAAGTATGCTATATTGCATGAAATAGGATctgcaaattgg cATGCATCTACTAATGCAGTGAAGTTGCCTATAGCCTTTCCCTCTATGATTTATGGGATTATCTTGAGTCAAGACCCTGGGATTCTGAGTTCTAATGACCTAccaagtagaagaaaacctgctcTGTCCGTGCACTATAACatgtttgaaggcagtcatgttgaagacattgtcatgacatctgctatgaAAAATCCAGCCTCAAAAGTTGGAACTATTGCTGAGCTGAAGGAGACGTGTAAAGAGCTGGgtgaagggataagg gaagctgaagcccacacctctaATGAGAGGTCTGCAACTAATGATGAGACAAGTGGCAATTATGTTTTTGATGCTGATGaagctgcaagctcaagctcctctAATTAG